Proteins encoded by one window of Brevibacterium atlanticum:
- a CDS encoding Gfo/Idh/MocA family protein yields MSNNPTTIGVGLISVGWMGQLHSRAYTNVPVVYPELGIRTRLVIAADTNDERARFAEDVLGYESSTSDYNDVLNHPDVDVVSVCAPNFLHEEIGTAVAKAGKSLWIEKPVGRSAEETESVVNAADAAEVVTAVGFNYRSAPAIEYARKIIAEGKLGRITNVRGAFFADYSAEPNGALSWRFIRGLAGSGVLGDLLGHLTDLAHYVIGPIDKVTGVANTAYTQRPKLEMGSGTHFDVVEGGEMAPVENEDYAGLLVHFGPDAQGAGAVGTLEASRVCVGPRAEYSLEVYGTEGSLRWNFERMNELELALGHKGPHVGFTRIMASSEFGDFSKFQPGAGTSMGYDDLKVIEAKKFLLAHVGQESIHADVHDALAANRVVYAGERAIATESWQSVEPVEGTSASTRTAADSTRKETVDA; encoded by the coding sequence ATGAGCAACAACCCCACGACCATCGGAGTCGGACTCATCAGCGTCGGCTGGATGGGGCAGCTGCACAGCCGCGCCTACACCAACGTGCCCGTCGTCTACCCTGAACTGGGCATCAGGACTCGCCTGGTCATCGCGGCCGACACCAATGACGAGCGCGCCCGATTCGCCGAGGATGTGCTCGGATATGAGAGCTCGACGAGTGACTACAACGATGTCCTCAACCACCCGGATGTCGACGTCGTCTCCGTGTGCGCACCGAACTTCCTCCACGAGGAGATCGGCACCGCCGTCGCCAAGGCCGGTAAGTCCCTGTGGATCGAGAAGCCGGTCGGACGTTCCGCAGAAGAGACTGAATCCGTGGTCAACGCTGCCGACGCCGCCGAGGTCGTCACCGCCGTCGGCTTCAACTACCGCAGCGCCCCGGCCATCGAGTACGCGCGGAAGATCATCGCCGAGGGCAAGCTCGGACGCATCACGAACGTGCGCGGCGCATTCTTCGCCGACTACTCGGCCGAGCCGAACGGTGCTCTGTCGTGGCGTTTCATCCGCGGGCTCGCCGGATCCGGTGTTCTCGGAGATCTCCTCGGACACCTCACCGATCTCGCTCACTACGTCATCGGACCGATCGACAAGGTCACAGGTGTGGCCAACACCGCCTACACCCAACGTCCCAAACTCGAGATGGGAAGCGGCACGCACTTCGACGTCGTCGAAGGCGGAGAGATGGCACCGGTCGAAAACGAGGACTATGCCGGCCTGCTCGTCCACTTCGGCCCCGACGCTCAGGGGGCCGGCGCCGTCGGGACCCTCGAAGCCTCGCGAGTGTGCGTCGGCCCACGCGCGGAGTACTCCCTAGAGGTCTACGGAACCGAAGGGTCACTGCGATGGAACTTCGAGAGGATGAACGAACTCGAACTCGCACTCGGTCACAAAGGCCCTCACGTGGGCTTCACCCGGATCATGGCCAGCTCCGAATTCGGTGACTTCTCGAAATTCCAGCCGGGGGCAGGCACCTCGATGGGCTACGACGACCTCAAGGTCATCGAAGCGAAGAAGTTCCTCCTCGCCCATGTCGGCCAGGAGTCAATCCATGCGGACGTCCACGACGCGCTGGCCGCGAACCGCGTGGTCTATGCGGGTGAGCGAGCCATCGCCACAGAGAGCTGGCAGTCCGTCGAACCGGTCGAAGGGACCTCGGCGTCGACTCGGACCGCTGCCGATTCGACCAGGAAGGAGACCGTCGATGCCTGA
- a CDS encoding HpcH/HpaI aldolase family protein, with protein sequence MAHLNTAMTPLDKGALAARIRAGETTIGSFAGLGSTMAIEVLAAAGLDWVLVDLEHGGGREDAVGDAVAAAGGYGAGTLVRVETPDRIRIGRALDAGAAGVMLPRVDSAAEVAEIIPHLHYPPLGDRGVATYNRSLRWGMDKAGLETSKDEVITIVQIETVGALAEVDEIAAIDAVDVLFVGPLDLSYALGVPLDFTAPVFRDALETVVAAARKHGKAAGILSGDAGVASTRAEQGFTFLPVGSDSTLLADTATAVISALRD encoded by the coding sequence ATGGCACATCTGAACACCGCGATGACGCCCTTGGACAAGGGTGCCCTGGCGGCACGGATCCGCGCGGGGGAGACGACCATCGGCAGCTTCGCCGGTCTCGGCTCGACCATGGCCATCGAAGTCCTGGCTGCTGCCGGTCTTGATTGGGTCCTCGTCGACCTCGAACACGGCGGTGGACGCGAGGACGCCGTCGGTGACGCCGTCGCCGCGGCCGGCGGGTACGGTGCCGGGACGCTCGTCCGAGTCGAGACCCCTGACCGGATCAGAATCGGCCGAGCGCTCGACGCCGGTGCCGCCGGAGTCATGCTCCCGCGAGTGGACTCCGCCGCCGAGGTGGCCGAGATCATTCCGCACCTGCACTACCCTCCGCTCGGCGACCGGGGAGTAGCCACCTATAACCGCTCCCTTCGCTGGGGTATGGACAAGGCCGGTTTGGAAACCAGCAAAGACGAGGTGATCACCATCGTGCAGATCGAGACGGTAGGTGCCCTCGCCGAGGTGGACGAGATCGCGGCAATCGACGCCGTCGACGTCCTCTTCGTGGGCCCGCTCGACCTGTCGTACGCACTCGGAGTGCCGCTCGACTTCACAGCACCGGTCTTCCGCGACGCCCTCGAGACGGTCGTCGCGGCCGCCCGGAAACACGGGAAGGCAGCAGGCATCCTCAGTGGCGACGCCGGAGTTGCCTCGACCCGAGCCGAACAGGGCTTCACCTTCCTGCCGGTCGGATCGGATTCGACCCTGCTGGCCGACACCGCCACCGCAGTCATCTCCGCCTTGCGCGACTGA
- the iolD gene encoding 3D-(3,5/4)-trihydroxycyclohexane-1,2-dione acylhydrolase (decyclizing), protein MSYEPTIRLTVAQAVVKFLSSQYSVLDDDRQRFIPAAAGIFGHGNVAGFSQAFSQYADVLPFIQGRNEQALAHAGSALGKASNRKQTLAVTASIGPGAMNLVTAAALATINRLPLFLLPGDTYATKRQGPVLQELENPQDPSLTVNDAFRPVSAFFDRITRPEQLITALPKAFRVLANPAETGAVVLSLPQDIQSHAFDFPVSLFRDRDWTIRRTIPQPNDIAEAAEVLGSAEKPLIIAGGGVHYSVAREALAAFAEATGIPVAETFGGKGAALNDADWVLGGIGLEGNPATNRLVAQADVIVSIGTRLTDFATGSQTMFKNPNVRFVSINIAELDAIKQGAVAVLSDAKLGIEALRQGLSDYRVPDSWTSEIASEKAEWAPQRNKALNPETHFDKQAPENAELGIPDTDAVITQGQLIGLLQEHAQPGDTLIAAAGGPPGDLLKVWDATDDRRCHLEFGFSCMGYEIPAGIGVRLADPESTGRVSVFIGDGTFLMNPTEILTAAQEHLDITYVISENHGFQVIRRLQMMKYGEQFGNDFRYRGDEDAARLSGDYLHVDLGEIASGLGATTIRATSTEEVRSALNETRDVHGPVAIVVPTIPLVDLPGSGVFWDVAPAEVAEQDWVAELRTDYEQGLEDQKWHI, encoded by the coding sequence ATGAGCTACGAACCGACCATCCGCCTGACGGTGGCCCAGGCCGTCGTCAAGTTCCTCAGCAGTCAGTACTCGGTCCTCGATGACGACCGCCAGCGGTTCATCCCGGCCGCGGCAGGCATCTTCGGCCACGGCAATGTCGCTGGCTTCAGCCAGGCATTCTCGCAGTACGCCGACGTTCTTCCCTTCATCCAGGGACGCAACGAGCAGGCGTTGGCCCACGCGGGAAGTGCCCTGGGCAAGGCGAGCAATCGGAAGCAGACGCTGGCCGTCACCGCATCCATCGGGCCCGGCGCGATGAACCTCGTCACGGCGGCCGCGCTGGCGACGATCAACCGCCTCCCGCTGTTCCTGCTGCCCGGCGACACCTACGCGACTAAGCGCCAGGGCCCGGTGCTTCAGGAATTGGAGAATCCCCAGGACCCGTCCCTGACAGTCAACGACGCCTTCCGCCCGGTCTCGGCGTTCTTCGACCGGATCACGCGGCCCGAACAGCTCATCACCGCATTGCCCAAGGCCTTCCGCGTACTGGCCAATCCGGCCGAGACCGGTGCCGTCGTCCTCTCGCTGCCACAGGACATCCAGTCGCACGCCTTCGACTTTCCGGTCAGCCTGTTCCGCGACCGCGACTGGACGATCCGACGCACGATCCCCCAGCCGAACGACATCGCCGAGGCGGCCGAGGTGCTCGGATCGGCCGAGAAACCACTCATCATCGCCGGAGGCGGAGTCCACTACTCCGTGGCTCGTGAGGCTCTGGCCGCGTTCGCCGAGGCCACCGGAATCCCCGTCGCTGAGACGTTCGGCGGCAAGGGCGCTGCCCTCAACGACGCAGACTGGGTGCTCGGCGGCATCGGGCTCGAGGGCAACCCCGCGACGAACCGCCTCGTCGCACAGGCCGACGTCATCGTCAGCATCGGCACGCGACTGACGGACTTCGCCACAGGATCGCAGACGATGTTCAAGAATCCGAATGTGCGCTTCGTCTCGATCAACATCGCCGAACTCGATGCGATCAAGCAGGGAGCCGTCGCAGTGCTCTCCGATGCGAAGCTCGGGATCGAGGCGCTCCGCCAGGGCCTCTCCGACTACAGGGTGCCCGACAGTTGGACGAGCGAGATCGCATCAGAGAAGGCCGAATGGGCCCCACAGCGAAACAAGGCGCTCAACCCCGAGACACACTTCGACAAGCAGGCTCCGGAGAATGCCGAACTGGGCATCCCCGACACGGATGCCGTCATCACCCAGGGGCAGCTCATCGGACTGCTCCAGGAACACGCACAACCCGGGGACACCCTCATCGCCGCGGCCGGAGGCCCTCCGGGAGATCTGCTCAAGGTCTGGGACGCCACGGATGACCGTCGCTGCCACCTCGAGTTCGGATTCTCCTGCATGGGATATGAGATCCCCGCCGGCATCGGAGTCCGACTGGCCGATCCGGAGAGCACAGGACGTGTCTCGGTCTTCATCGGAGATGGCACATTCCTCATGAACCCGACGGAGATCCTCACCGCCGCCCAGGAACACCTGGACATCACCTACGTGATCTCGGAGAACCACGGCTTCCAGGTCATCCGCCGACTGCAGATGATGAAGTACGGCGAGCAGTTCGGCAACGACTTCCGATACCGGGGTGACGAGGATGCCGCTCGACTCTCGGGGGACTACCTCCACGTCGACCTCGGCGAGATCGCTTCGGGACTCGGTGCCACGACCATCCGAGCCACCAGCACCGAGGAGGTCCGCTCCGCCCTCAACGAGACCCGCGACGTCCACGGGCCCGTCGCCATCGTCGTGCCGACCATTCCGCTGGTCGACCTGCCGGGTTCGGGCGTCTTCTGGGATGTCGCGCCCGCCGAGGTCGCCGAACAGGATTGGGTCGCCGAGCTGCGCACTGACTACGAACAGGGACTGGAGGACCAGAAATGGCACATCTGA
- a CDS encoding aldehyde dehydrogenase family protein yields MTRSELLIGGAWQSPREGDGRLKDVVSPFDGRTVGQVAIAGAADVEAALDSATHGAEIWRRTPAHERSEILLRAAALADERSEEIARVISAENGKTLKEARAEAGRSGSIIRLAAFEGTQLYGQTLPLDANPGTGLDKVGFTLPQPVGVVVAITPFNYPALLVNHKIAPALAAGNSVILKPASTTPLTALALAECFVDAGLPEGVLSILTGSGGQIGDRLAADRRVRKISFTGSTSVGEHLASIAGVKKLSLELGSSAPVVILPDADIDHAASAVAAGGYVNAGQVCISVQRVIVHEGIQGDFLDALKAKVREHQIGDPADDATTVGTLITKSEAKRVEESIREAVGAGARLELGGDRDGAMIEPAILSGVDPQASIAQDEIFGPAVAVSTAPDVRTAIELANSTDYGLAAGIFTNNVDAGVRYMREIDAGNIHINWTPLWRADLMPYGGLKASGIGKEGLRAAVEEMTESKTVVIHGRPWT; encoded by the coding sequence ATGACGCGCAGTGAGTTGCTCATCGGTGGGGCATGGCAATCCCCTCGTGAAGGAGACGGCCGCCTGAAGGACGTGGTGTCGCCGTTCGACGGTCGCACCGTCGGGCAGGTCGCAATCGCGGGCGCCGCCGACGTCGAGGCGGCCCTCGACTCCGCAACCCACGGCGCAGAGATCTGGCGCAGGACTCCCGCTCACGAGCGCAGCGAGATCCTGCTCCGCGCTGCAGCTCTCGCCGATGAACGCAGCGAGGAGATCGCGCGAGTGATCTCAGCCGAGAACGGCAAGACCCTCAAAGAGGCTCGCGCCGAAGCCGGGCGCTCCGGATCGATCATTCGACTGGCGGCGTTCGAAGGCACCCAGCTCTACGGTCAGACGCTGCCCCTCGATGCGAACCCGGGGACCGGTCTGGACAAGGTCGGGTTCACCCTGCCGCAGCCGGTCGGCGTGGTCGTGGCCATCACCCCCTTCAACTACCCGGCGCTGCTGGTCAACCACAAGATCGCCCCGGCGCTGGCCGCCGGCAACTCCGTCATCCTCAAACCGGCGAGCACCACCCCGCTGACGGCGCTGGCCCTGGCCGAATGCTTCGTCGACGCCGGTCTGCCCGAAGGCGTCCTCTCCATCCTCACCGGTTCGGGAGGTCAGATCGGGGACCGGCTCGCCGCTGACCGGCGCGTCCGTAAGATCTCCTTCACCGGATCCACCTCGGTGGGTGAGCATCTCGCCTCGATCGCCGGAGTGAAGAAGCTGTCCCTGGAACTCGGCTCGTCTGCCCCCGTCGTCATCCTTCCCGACGCCGACATCGACCATGCGGCGAGTGCCGTCGCCGCCGGAGGATATGTGAACGCCGGACAGGTCTGCATCTCGGTGCAGCGAGTCATCGTCCACGAAGGCATCCAGGGAGACTTCCTCGATGCTCTCAAGGCCAAGGTCCGTGAGCACCAGATCGGTGATCCCGCGGACGACGCGACGACGGTCGGCACCCTCATCACGAAGTCCGAAGCCAAACGCGTCGAAGAGTCCATCCGAGAGGCCGTCGGCGCCGGAGCACGCCTCGAACTCGGCGGCGACCGCGACGGCGCGATGATCGAACCCGCTATCCTCAGCGGCGTCGATCCCCAGGCATCGATCGCCCAGGATGAGATCTTCGGACCGGCGGTGGCCGTGTCCACCGCTCCCGACGTGAGGACGGCCATCGAACTGGCGAATTCGACCGACTACGGCCTTGCCGCCGGAATCTTCACAAACAACGTCGACGCCGGCGTCCGGTACATGCGCGAAATCGATGCCGGAAACATCCACATCAACTGGACTCCGCTGTGGCGAGCAGACCTCATGCCCTACGGAGGACTCAAGGCCAGCGGAATCGGCAAGGAGGGCCTGCGGGCCGCCGTCGAGGAGATGACCGAATCGAAGACCGTCGTCATCCATGGGCGTCCCTGGACCTGA
- a CDS encoding LacI family DNA-binding transcriptional regulator — protein sequence MGSAVGDESRPSGSRPTIRDVAAAAGVSKSLVSLAFKDPQRVSEKRRELILRTAHTLGYQPNFLARSLATEGSPFIGILVVNLHNPIFAEIADAVRIELDQRGEYGLITSATVANDQDPEQPYGRIDSRVIAMLQDLRPKALIVVGTVIEHEGLFDGIPTVYASAEPRSDSSYTSVRMDDTQGADLVIDHLRELGHERIAFVGGLGGAVAKTREVAYRKAMESRGLTPIVREAGFFESDGYAAATELLAMSSPPTAIVSINDVSAIGILSAADDAGVAVPDDLAVVGVDNIPLSALKRISLTSVDPQNQMIGRLSAQAVFDILADPDEPAKEHLITPKLVVRHSTVRGDGVAEGP from the coding sequence ATGGGATCAGCTGTCGGTGACGAATCGAGGCCCTCGGGATCGAGGCCGACGATTCGTGATGTCGCGGCGGCGGCCGGGGTGTCGAAGTCGCTCGTCTCACTCGCGTTCAAGGACCCACAGCGAGTCAGCGAGAAACGACGTGAGCTGATCCTCAGGACCGCACACACGCTCGGATACCAACCGAATTTCCTCGCCCGCTCCCTGGCGACGGAAGGATCACCATTCATCGGCATCCTCGTCGTCAACCTCCACAATCCGATCTTCGCCGAAATCGCTGACGCTGTCCGCATCGAACTCGATCAACGAGGCGAATACGGACTGATCACGAGCGCCACGGTCGCCAATGATCAGGATCCGGAACAGCCGTACGGGCGTATCGATTCGCGGGTCATCGCCATGCTCCAGGACCTGCGCCCCAAGGCGCTCATCGTCGTCGGCACCGTGATCGAACACGAGGGCCTCTTTGACGGGATCCCGACCGTCTACGCGAGCGCCGAACCTCGCAGCGATTCCAGCTACACCTCGGTCCGGATGGATGACACCCAGGGCGCGGACCTCGTCATCGATCACTTGCGCGAGCTCGGTCACGAACGGATCGCCTTCGTCGGAGGTTTGGGTGGAGCAGTCGCGAAGACCCGAGAGGTCGCATATCGAAAAGCGATGGAATCACGCGGCCTGACCCCGATCGTCCGAGAAGCCGGCTTCTTCGAGAGCGACGGATATGCCGCTGCCACGGAGCTGCTCGCCATGTCGTCCCCACCGACCGCGATCGTTTCGATCAACGACGTCTCCGCGATCGGAATCCTCTCTGCGGCCGACGACGCAGGAGTGGCGGTACCCGACGATCTGGCGGTTGTCGGCGTCGACAACATCCCCTTGTCAGCCCTGAAGAGGATCTCGCTGACGTCGGTGGATCCGCAGAACCAGATGATCGGCCGACTGTCCGCTCAAGCCGTCTTCGACATCCTCGCCGACCCCGACGAACCGGCGAAGGAGCATCTCATCACACCGAAGCTCGTCGTGCGGCACTCCACAGTCCGCGGCGATGGTGTGGCCGAAGGACCCTGA
- a CDS encoding DNA alkylation repair protein encodes MSPLAEVVDRKLRERGTRERAQKEKSYLKSEIDHYGASVPDTRSVVRAALRGADLRHDEAIDLARQLWTEPSDNPVHERRLAATMMLIHMQDHLGASDTQVIEGFLREARTWALVDPLAGDLVGPLSERDPGFDPVLERWAVDDDFWIRRSALLAHLRPLRTGRGDFDRFTRFADEMLREKEFFIRKAIGWVLRDTAKKRPDLVFDWILPRAHRASGVTIREAVKPLSQEQRDAVLAAR; translated from the coding sequence ATGTCACCTCTCGCCGAGGTGGTCGACCGGAAGCTGCGCGAGCGCGGTACCCGTGAGCGGGCGCAGAAGGAGAAGTCCTACCTCAAAAGCGAGATCGACCACTACGGGGCGAGTGTTCCGGATACCCGCTCGGTCGTCCGGGCCGCTCTGCGCGGGGCGGATCTCCGTCATGACGAGGCCATTGACCTCGCCAGGCAGCTATGGACCGAACCCAGCGACAATCCCGTCCACGAACGTCGCCTCGCGGCGACGATGATGCTCATTCACATGCAGGACCACCTCGGCGCCAGTGATACGCAGGTCATCGAGGGATTCCTGCGAGAGGCGAGGACCTGGGCGCTTGTCGATCCGCTTGCCGGGGACCTCGTCGGACCGCTGAGCGAACGGGACCCCGGCTTCGATCCGGTGCTCGAACGGTGGGCTGTCGACGATGATTTCTGGATCCGCCGTTCGGCGCTGCTGGCGCACCTGCGGCCACTGCGCACCGGACGCGGGGACTTCGATCGATTCACGCGATTTGCGGATGAGATGCTCCGGGAGAAGGAATTCTTCATTCGCAAGGCCATCGGCTGGGTGCTGCGCGATACCGCGAAGAAGCGCCCAGATCTGGTCTTCGATTGGATTCTTCCTCGGGCTCATCGGGCGTCCGGGGTGACGATCCGCGAGGCGGTCAAGCCGCTGTCGCAAGAACAGAGGGACGCAGTGTTGGCCGCACGGTGA
- a CDS encoding Gfo/Idh/MocA family protein, translating into MSQRLGIAVIGAGMAGRAHASAWRAAPTVGTGELPDLELVSVCDIAGDLAAATASRYGFSRHDTNWQDIAMADDIDIVSVVVANSLHREIVEALLAAGKHVLCEKPLTDTVDDARAMVTAAENADSIGRLGFTFRRAPGLAAIRDFINDGTLGEVHHINAWYWTDYACSPTAPMSWRYKGELGSGALADVGSHLTDTVEFLAGPISSVSGGRFHTAITSRPLPLGHVVGHDHVEVSDEYEPVGNDDYAGFGVEFATGSGILQVSRIAAGHPNSLGVEVFCANGSASFDFRFPGQIVLNQSIDGHAATGLTTIQLGPEHPYIADGLAMAAPGVGVGQNDGFTFQARAFLDEVAGRPDAESLPRCARFSDGLHALEVRDAVIASANDNGTAKEVGA; encoded by the coding sequence ATGTCGCAGCGCCTCGGAATCGCTGTCATCGGCGCCGGAATGGCCGGCCGGGCACATGCCTCGGCCTGGCGCGCCGCCCCCACCGTCGGCACCGGCGAACTGCCGGACCTCGAACTCGTCTCCGTCTGCGACATCGCCGGCGACCTCGCCGCCGCGACCGCCTCCCGGTACGGCTTCTCCCGCCACGACACGAACTGGCAGGACATCGCCATGGCCGACGATATCGACATCGTCAGCGTCGTCGTTGCGAACTCGCTCCACCGAGAGATCGTCGAAGCCCTGCTCGCGGCAGGAAAGCATGTCCTGTGCGAGAAGCCGCTGACCGACACGGTCGACGACGCCCGAGCAATGGTCACCGCAGCCGAAAACGCCGACTCGATCGGCCGCCTCGGCTTCACCTTCCGCCGCGCCCCCGGCCTGGCCGCCATCCGCGACTTCATCAACGACGGCACCCTCGGCGAAGTCCACCACATCAACGCCTGGTACTGGACGGACTACGCATGTTCTCCCACCGCGCCGATGAGTTGGCGCTACAAGGGTGAGCTCGGCAGCGGCGCCCTGGCGGATGTCGGCAGCCATCTCACCGACACCGTCGAATTCCTCGCCGGGCCAATCAGCTCCGTCTCCGGCGGCCGTTTCCACACGGCCATCACCTCCCGTCCGCTGCCGCTGGGCCATGTCGTCGGCCACGACCATGTCGAGGTCAGCGACGAATACGAACCGGTCGGCAACGACGACTACGCCGGCTTCGGCGTCGAATTCGCAACAGGATCCGGAATCCTCCAGGTCTCGCGCATCGCCGCGGGGCACCCGAACAGCCTCGGCGTCGAGGTCTTCTGCGCGAACGGATCGGCCAGCTTCGACTTCCGCTTCCCCGGTCAGATCGTGCTCAACCAGAGCATCGACGGCCACGCCGCAACCGGGCTGACGACGATCCAGCTCGGCCCCGAACACCCCTACATCGCCGACGGCCTCGCGATGGCCGCCCCCGGAGTCGGCGTCGGTCAGAACGACGGCTTCACCTTCCAGGCCCGCGCCTTCCTCGACGAGGTGGCCGGACGCCCCGACGCCGAATCCCTGCCCCGCTGTGCCCGATTCTCCGACGGGCTTCACGCCCTCGAGGTCCGCGACGCGGTCATCGCCTCGGCCAACGACAACGGAACCGCGAAGGAGGTCGGAGCATGA
- a CDS encoding sugar phosphate isomerase/epimerase family protein yields the protein MKYGVYTAILHDRPLPEALSVIKGLGLDAAEVNVGGFLPPIHMPTIDDILTSDDARDDYLGTFAEAGVELAGLNANGNPLDPNPEIGPPTLADIERAIKVANRLGQTRVVTMSGLPGANSSAPTPTWIVNPWESSHLDILEDQWDRAIPVWRDLDRLAADNDVKIAIEMHPHNLVFNPATLERLVERIGATNVGAEMDPSHLFWQGIDPVAAVDHLGELVVHAAAKDVRINEAAKIHGVLDDRHTRFTGDRITNIRGGAAINKWPEGSAWDFVALGRGHDQDFWNRFVAALARVDPDMAVHIEHEDESLGRIEGLETAAEVLLTAARYV from the coding sequence ATGAAGTACGGCGTCTACACGGCCATCCTCCACGACCGCCCGCTGCCCGAAGCCCTGTCCGTGATCAAGGGACTCGGCCTCGATGCGGCAGAGGTCAACGTCGGCGGATTCCTCCCGCCCATCCACATGCCCACGATCGACGACATCCTCACCTCTGACGATGCCCGAGATGACTACCTCGGCACCTTCGCCGAGGCGGGGGTCGAGTTGGCGGGACTCAATGCCAACGGCAATCCTCTCGACCCGAATCCGGAGATCGGTCCGCCGACGCTTGCCGACATTGAACGGGCAATCAAGGTCGCGAACCGGCTCGGGCAGACCCGCGTGGTGACGATGTCGGGACTGCCCGGGGCGAACTCCTCGGCGCCCACGCCCACCTGGATCGTCAATCCCTGGGAGTCCTCCCACCTCGACATCCTCGAGGACCAGTGGGACCGTGCGATTCCTGTCTGGCGCGACCTCGACAGGCTCGCCGCCGACAATGATGTGAAGATCGCGATCGAGATGCACCCGCACAACCTCGTGTTCAACCCGGCCACCCTCGAACGCCTCGTCGAGCGGATCGGCGCGACGAACGTCGGCGCCGAGATGGACCCGTCCCACCTGTTCTGGCAGGGCATCGATCCCGTCGCCGCGGTCGACCACCTCGGCGAGCTCGTCGTCCACGCTGCCGCCAAGGATGTGCGCATCAACGAGGCGGCGAAGATCCACGGCGTCCTCGACGATCGTCACACGCGCTTCACCGGGGATCGGATCACGAACATCCGCGGCGGAGCGGCGATCAACAAGTGGCCCGAGGGTTCGGCCTGGGACTTCGTGGCGCTCGGCCGCGGACACGACCAGGACTTCTGGAACCGGTTCGTCGCCGCCCTGGCCCGCGTCGACCCGGACATGGCCGTACACATCGAGCACGAGGACGAGTCCCTCGGCAGGATCGAAGGACTCGAAACCGCCGCCGAGGTGCTGCTCACCGCCGCACGATACGTGTGA
- a CDS encoding GntR family transcriptional regulator, with protein sequence MAREPETELPAEFFGPLDRSPGAVPLYVQIARKLEAAIATGSLVAGTRLENEVAMAKRIGLSRPTVRQAIQDLVDKGLLVRRRGIGTQVIQRPVARPVDLTSLYEDLEKSGNPPSTVVLSHRVEASDAETAERLGVPVGTPSLHLRRLRLVGSTPLAVLHNVLPAPFTDITSDELVSTGLYETLRSRGVVFSIAQQRIGAKAADDAEAELLDIDPGSPLLTMNRTALDHSGDIVEWGDHCYRPDLYSFETTLVSR encoded by the coding sequence ATGGCACGCGAACCCGAGACCGAACTCCCCGCAGAGTTCTTCGGTCCACTCGACCGCTCCCCCGGAGCCGTGCCGCTCTACGTCCAGATCGCCCGCAAGCTCGAGGCCGCGATCGCAACCGGTTCGCTCGTAGCCGGAACCCGGCTCGAGAACGAAGTCGCGATGGCCAAGCGCATCGGCCTGTCCCGCCCGACCGTCAGGCAGGCCATCCAGGACCTCGTCGACAAAGGGCTGCTCGTGCGCCGACGTGGCATCGGCACCCAGGTCATCCAGCGACCGGTCGCCCGCCCAGTCGATCTCACGAGCCTCTACGAAGACCTCGAGAAGTCAGGCAACCCACCCTCGACGGTTGTCCTCTCCCACCGCGTCGAAGCCTCCGACGCCGAGACGGCCGAACGACTCGGTGTCCCCGTCGGCACCCCCAGCCTGCACCTGCGCCGCCTGCGCCTGGTCGGTTCGACGCCGTTGGCGGTGCTCCACAACGTGCTGCCTGCACCGTTCACCGACATCACCTCCGATGAGCTCGTCAGCACCGGCCTGTACGAGACGCTGCGTTCACGCGGGGTCGTCTTCTCGATCGCGCAGCAGCGTATCGGCGCGAAGGCCGCCGACGACGCCGAAGCCGAACTGCTCGACATCGATCCGGGCTCACCCCTGCTGACGATGAACCGCACGGCCCTCGACCACTCCGGCGACATCGTCGAATGGGGAGACCACTGCTATCGACCCGATCTCTACTCCTTCGAGACGACGCTCGTCTCGCGCTGA